One part of the Mangrovibacillus cuniculi genome encodes these proteins:
- a CDS encoding NifU family protein, with product MSEQTTMVEQVQEVLDKLRPFLLRDGGDCELVDVEDGIVKLRLLGACGTCPSSTITLKAGIERALLEEVPGVVEVEQVF from the coding sequence ATGTCAGAACAAACAACTATGGTTGAACAAGTTCAAGAAGTTTTAGATAAGTTACGTCCTTTCTTACTTCGCGATGGCGGTGACTGCGAACTTGTTGACGTAGAAGATGGTATTGTAAAGCTTCGTTTACTAGGTGCATGTGGAACATGCCCAAGTTCTACAATCACTTTAAAAGCTGGTATTGAACGAGCACTTTTAGAAGAAGTACCAGGTGTTGTAGAAGTAGAACAAGTATTCTAA
- a CDS encoding 2-hydroxyacid dehydrogenase gives MRIYSTRKLPEKHIQSIIHNIDGVEVEMWPYEDKPISREELVKQVEHADGLITMLSDSIDEEILAKGTKLKVVANLAVGFDNINLEAARKHQVVVCNTPDVLTETTADLTFGLLMATARRFGEAISYIKNDQWNSWSPYLLAGQDIHHKTIGIFGMGAIGEAVARRARGFSMNVLYHNRTRKEEAEKSLPAQYVSLNDLAEQSDFVVSLAPLTNDTKNTFNKEFFQKMKSTAIFVNAGRGPVMNEADLYDALTTGKIAGAGLDVFEKEPIGANHPLVGLPNVVAIPHIGSASIETRTAMIQLCFENVLQVLQGKEAKTPVKR, from the coding sequence ATGCGTATTTATAGTACTCGAAAACTACCAGAAAAACATATTCAATCAATTATTCATAATATAGATGGCGTGGAAGTAGAGATGTGGCCGTACGAAGATAAGCCAATCTCTCGAGAAGAATTAGTAAAACAAGTCGAGCATGCGGATGGCTTAATCACCATGCTCTCCGATTCAATAGATGAAGAGATTCTAGCCAAAGGAACAAAATTAAAAGTTGTCGCTAATTTAGCAGTAGGCTTTGACAATATTAACTTAGAGGCTGCAAGAAAACACCAAGTAGTGGTATGTAATACACCTGATGTTTTGACAGAAACGACCGCAGACTTAACATTCGGATTGTTAATGGCTACAGCTCGTCGATTTGGTGAAGCAATTTCCTATATTAAAAACGATCAATGGAATAGCTGGTCACCTTATCTGTTAGCAGGGCAAGATATCCATCACAAAACAATTGGTATTTTTGGTATGGGTGCTATTGGAGAAGCTGTAGCAAGAAGAGCTAGAGGATTCTCAATGAATGTGCTATATCATAATCGTACGCGTAAAGAAGAAGCAGAGAAGAGTCTGCCAGCACAGTATGTCTCGCTAAACGATTTAGCAGAGCAGTCTGACTTTGTGGTATCATTAGCACCTCTAACCAATGATACGAAAAATACGTTTAATAAAGAATTTTTCCAAAAGATGAAGTCTACTGCGATATTTGTAAATGCGGGAAGAGGGCCAGTTATGAATGAGGCAGATTTGTACGATGCACTTACAACTGGGAAAATTGCTGGTGCGGGATTGGATGTATTTGAAAAAGAACCAATTGGAGCGAATCATCCGTTAGTAGGCTTACCAAATGTTGTGGCAATTCCTCACATAGGTAGTGCTTCGATAGAGACTAGAACGGCAATGATTCAATTGTGCTTTGAGAATGTTCTCCAAGTTTTACAAGGAAAAGAAGCGAAAACTCCTGTAAAGCGATAA